Proteins found in one Moritella sp. Urea-trap-13 genomic segment:
- a CDS encoding ABC transporter permease, producing MSNAVQVISFSNLAFAFIPVLVALVILMQWRLPIKNGLYALSRMLIQLLLIGYFLSYIFESHSAGIVVFVLLVMVIASSWIALGAVPEQRWKMYKYALLSVTLGGGFTLFVMSAGVLGLDPWYSPQYMVPLAGMAFANAMNSVSLSAERLQAEMARGEDYFVARRIALKASLIPITNALFAVGLVSLPGMMTGQILSGVSPFIAVRYQIMIMCMLFGSSVISAAFFLSLIKPVMSTKPVMSIKD from the coding sequence ATGAGCAACGCCGTTCAGGTGATCTCATTTTCTAATTTAGCCTTTGCGTTTATTCCAGTGCTGGTGGCGCTGGTTATTTTAATGCAGTGGCGCTTGCCGATTAAAAATGGTTTGTATGCATTATCGCGTATGCTGATTCAATTATTGCTAATTGGTTATTTCTTGTCATACATCTTCGAATCCCATAGTGCGGGAATTGTGGTGTTCGTGTTGTTAGTCATGGTGATCGCCTCCAGCTGGATCGCCTTGGGAGCAGTGCCTGAACAGCGTTGGAAAATGTACAAGTATGCATTACTGTCTGTAACACTTGGTGGTGGCTTTACCTTATTTGTCATGAGTGCGGGTGTGCTTGGGTTAGACCCTTGGTACAGCCCACAATACATGGTGCCGTTAGCAGGGATGGCATTTGCCAATGCGATGAACAGTGTCAGTTTGTCTGCCGAACGTTTACAGGCCGAAATGGCGCGCGGTGAAGATTATTTTGTGGCACGGCGTATTGCCTTAAAAGCCTCGTTAATCCCCATCACTAATGCCTTATTTGCTGTGGGATTAGTGTCATTACCTGGGATGATGACAGGGCAGATCTTATCAGGTGTATCACCCTTTATTGCGGTACGTTATCAAATTATGATCATGTGCATGTTGTTTGGTTCATCGGTTATTTCAGCTGCATTTTTCTTATCTCTGATAAAACCAGTGATGTCTACTAAGCCTGTCATGTCGATTAAAGACTAA
- a CDS encoding Crp/Fnr family transcriptional regulator — MITDTRIIDIVSAHHLFSALTDVEFKQLFSTAKTYTVEPLENVFHQGDKANCFYLVLQGHLKIYRTSPSGQEKVVEVMREGNTFAEALMFKNKPFYPVAAQAVSTSELIAFDNSTYLKILKSNPEAGIAIMANMSIRLHHNLSEIEMLSVENAKNRLLLFLMQNIQNKDGNEGVIELDIPKRTLASLLSIQPETFSRLLKKLAKEGLIEEKRGHIRIINIDALYAASDIPVQAVMGGNS, encoded by the coding sequence ATGATCACCGACACCCGTATCATCGACATAGTATCTGCTCACCATTTGTTCTCAGCACTTACCGATGTTGAATTTAAGCAGTTATTCAGTACTGCCAAAACATATACAGTTGAGCCATTAGAAAACGTGTTCCATCAAGGCGATAAAGCCAATTGTTTTTATCTCGTGCTACAGGGACACCTTAAAATTTACCGCACCAGTCCAAGTGGCCAAGAGAAAGTGGTTGAAGTGATGCGCGAAGGAAATACTTTTGCTGAAGCACTGATGTTTAAGAATAAACCCTTCTATCCTGTTGCTGCACAAGCGGTATCGACAAGTGAATTAATCGCGTTTGATAATAGTACCTATCTTAAAATACTTAAAAGTAACCCTGAAGCGGGCATCGCAATTATGGCGAATATGAGTATTCGTTTGCACCATAACCTTTCTGAAATTGAAATGTTATCGGTGGAAAATGCGAAGAACCGTTTGTTGTTATTCTTAATGCAGAATATTCAAAACAAAGACGGAAATGAAGGCGTTATCGAACTCGATATACCGAAACGCACACTGGCGTCACTGTTGTCTATCCAACCGGAAACTTTTTCGCGGTTACTGAAAAAACTAGCTAAAGAAGGCCTAATCGAAGAGAAAAGAGGCCATATTCGTATTATCAATATTGATGCCTTGTATGCAGCTTCTGATATTCCAGTGCAAGCAGTGATGGGTGGCAATTCATGA
- a CDS encoding GNAT family N-acetyltransferase has product MEFSFEKVTLKDLDTLLVLAVSVNEEHVVPLLDKQGKEAIRSALKSDIEQVINTDVYSAVKAVIGNEIIGYIAWREGNYIGQLYVKTLYHGFGVAKQLVEAMKTISGARLIRVKASIYALGFYSKVGFIAMSEEQSINGIRYVPMELTV; this is encoded by the coding sequence ATGGAATTTTCGTTTGAAAAAGTGACTCTCAAGGATCTCGATACGCTCCTTGTATTAGCAGTGTCAGTTAATGAAGAACATGTTGTACCTTTGCTGGATAAACAGGGTAAGGAAGCCATTAGAAGTGCGCTTAAATCTGATATCGAACAGGTAATTAATACCGACGTTTATTCAGCGGTTAAGGCCGTTATTGGCAATGAGATTATTGGTTACATAGCTTGGCGAGAAGGAAACTATATTGGTCAACTTTATGTGAAGACTCTATATCATGGTTTTGGTGTTGCGAAACAACTCGTCGAGGCAATGAAAACCATTAGTGGGGCAAGATTAATTCGCGTTAAAGCCTCTATCTACGCACTTGGGTTTTATAGCAAAGTAGGCTTTATAGCGATGTCGGAGGAGCAGAGTATTAATGGTATCCGCTATGTACCCATGGAGCTTACTGTGTGA
- a CDS encoding TraB/GumN family protein → MKIAKLCYVFSMLLLGAANSAHATSSVWEIIRVDNSTNSNGKNSIYLGGTVHVLTAEDYPLPVEFDRAYALTDVLVLETDMAKLDSPEFQQSMLSELSYPKGQDVTQHLSPDTYQQLAAFCESRGIGMQVINNFKPSMISLMLTMVELQRLNFTGIGVDKHYNEKAVTDGKALGKLETVEEQLAFIAGLGKGKEDELIRYSLEDIKTLPTFMTEMKTAWRDGDPQALVDLAITPLIADFPDIYQSLLVQRNNNWMPQIEAMFNNQQTELVLVGTLHLVGKDGLLQQLQAAGYTVKQL, encoded by the coding sequence ATGAAAATAGCTAAATTATGTTATGTCTTTTCGATGCTACTTTTGGGTGCCGCTAATTCTGCACACGCAACCTCATCGGTTTGGGAAATTATTCGGGTAGATAACAGTACAAACAGTAACGGTAAAAACAGTATCTACTTAGGTGGCACTGTACACGTTTTAACGGCTGAAGATTATCCTTTACCCGTTGAATTTGACCGTGCCTATGCATTGACTGATGTATTGGTATTAGAAACGGATATGGCGAAATTAGACAGCCCTGAGTTTCAGCAAAGCATGTTAAGCGAGCTGAGTTATCCTAAAGGCCAAGATGTAACGCAACATTTAAGCCCTGATACATACCAGCAGTTGGCAGCATTTTGTGAGTCTCGTGGTATTGGTATGCAAGTTATTAATAACTTTAAACCCAGTATGATCTCGTTAATGTTAACCATGGTTGAGCTGCAAAGACTTAACTTTACTGGTATTGGAGTTGATAAACACTATAACGAAAAAGCTGTTACTGACGGTAAAGCGTTAGGTAAATTAGAGACGGTAGAGGAACAATTAGCGTTTATTGCAGGCCTGGGAAAAGGTAAAGAAGACGAACTGATCCGTTATAGTCTTGAAGATATCAAAACATTACCGACGTTTATGACTGAGATGAAAACCGCGTGGCGGGATGGTGATCCTCAAGCGCTAGTTGATCTTGCTATTACTCCTTTAATTGCCGATTTTCCTGACATCTATCAATCACTGTTAGTGCAGCGTAATAATAATTGGATGCCGCAAATTGAAGCTATGTTTAACAACCAACAGACGGAGTTGGTATTGGTAGGCACGCTGCATTTAGTCGGTAAAGATGGTTTATTACAGCAATTGCAAGCGGCTGGTTATACGGTGAAGCAACTGTAA
- a CDS encoding SGNH/GDSL hydrolase family protein: MFKSLSKLLTKVVYAPIIIAQGRYVKKVTPKLPEAAGERSGITGEGQKIRLLIVGDSAAAGVGVDNQSQALTGNLVSALSDCYQVDWLLLAKSGHTTLDSLKMLSAQPQQTFDIIVTSLGVNDVTGTLPASAWIIQQQDLIARLREQFNSQQILITQVPPMGQFPALPQPLRRYLGARASQFNRKLTTLIDSQVDCQLIDINAELNPEDMAEDGFHPGPVIYQHWAELVAEKIKSQHSYK; encoded by the coding sequence ATGTTCAAATCATTAAGTAAATTGTTAACTAAAGTCGTCTATGCGCCAATCATCATTGCGCAAGGCCGTTATGTAAAGAAGGTAACGCCAAAACTGCCTGAAGCAGCTGGAGAACGTTCCGGTATCACTGGTGAAGGACAAAAAATAAGACTGCTTATTGTCGGAGATTCTGCTGCAGCAGGTGTTGGCGTCGATAATCAATCGCAAGCATTAACAGGAAACTTAGTTTCTGCATTATCCGACTGTTATCAGGTTGACTGGCTGTTGTTAGCTAAATCAGGGCATACCACATTAGACAGCCTGAAAATGCTATCGGCACAACCCCAGCAAACTTTCGATATTATCGTCACTTCATTAGGTGTAAATGATGTCACTGGCACCCTACCCGCATCAGCTTGGATAATACAACAACAAGATTTAATCGCCCGATTACGAGAGCAGTTTAACAGCCAACAGATCCTTATCACCCAAGTACCACCCATGGGTCAGTTTCCTGCACTACCGCAACCGTTACGACGTTATCTAGGTGCAAGAGCATCACAATTTAACCGTAAGTTAACGACTCTAATTGACAGCCAAGTTGATTGTCAGTTAATTGATATCAATGCGGAATTAAACCCTGAGGATATGGCTGAAGATGGTTTTCATCCAGGACCTGTCATCTATCAACACTGGGCAGAACTGGTTGCTGAAAAAATTAAATCGCAACACAGCTACAAGTAA
- a CDS encoding alanine racemase produces the protein MLVVDSEANLTQLNQLGCELNISINLLVDIDAGIGRTGASFDTALDLALFAHNNAYTTLKGIQCYAGHFQHIFDNDERKQASAALLNKAGKLKQDIELATGLVNLIQSGSGTGTDEIDSDIASVTEIQPGSYTVMDKEYFDIEYSVGNSTDNRAGHFQPAMTLLTSVISANHSTHVTVDAGTKALYKEATHPQIISHDGRNCDALSYEWHYFGDEHGKVSGENLPNVGAVIEMIVPHCDPTINLHDNSMWLKMKLLSTFGISHCAVNSLSP, from the coding sequence ATGCTCGTCGTGGACTCTGAAGCTAACCTAACTCAGTTAAACCAATTGGGCTGCGAACTTAATATCAGTATTAACCTGCTGGTTGATATAGACGCCGGTATCGGTCGAACAGGCGCTTCTTTTGACACAGCCTTAGACTTAGCGCTATTTGCACATAACAATGCGTACACTACGCTTAAAGGCATTCAGTGTTACGCTGGACATTTCCAACACATTTTTGATAATGACGAAAGAAAACAAGCGTCAGCGGCGCTATTGAATAAAGCCGGTAAGTTAAAGCAAGATATAGAGCTGGCAACAGGTTTAGTTAATCTGATCCAGTCAGGCTCAGGTACAGGTACCGATGAAATAGACAGTGATATAGCCTCTGTGACCGAAATACAGCCCGGTTCATACACAGTGATGGATAAGGAATATTTCGATATTGAATATAGTGTCGGTAACAGTACTGATAATCGTGCTGGTCATTTTCAACCTGCGATGACATTACTGACTAGTGTTATCAGTGCAAACCATAGCACCCATGTCACAGTGGACGCGGGCACCAAAGCCTTGTACAAAGAAGCCACTCATCCACAAATCATCAGTCATGATGGCCGTAACTGTGATGCTCTAAGCTATGAATGGCATTATTTTGGTGACGAGCACGGTAAAGTATCGGGTGAGAACTTACCTAACGTCGGTGCTGTCATTGAAATGATTGTACCGCATTGCGATCCCACTATTAACTTGCATGACAATTCTATGTGGTTGAAAATGAAATTGTTGTCGACGTTTGGGATATCGCACTGCGCGGTAAACTCGCTTAGCCCTTAA
- a CDS encoding TetR/AcrR family transcriptional regulator has product MNEKKLILIQTALQLFYTHGINSVGINEILKQSGIAKKTLYNHFSSKDDLVLATLIYRNDIFNQWFKMTLDSESSGEKSILALFYGLDDWFNNKVPELSVFRGCFFINTAAEYSVVDSPIRQYCRSHKQEIRSLITNKIRLFIEAPEEISTLTDIIFMLKEGAIVSALVEGNKNAGKSCIPVVTRLLNIK; this is encoded by the coding sequence ATGAATGAAAAAAAATTAATATTAATTCAAACCGCCTTACAGCTCTTTTATACTCACGGGATTAATTCGGTTGGGATTAATGAAATTTTGAAGCAATCTGGTATAGCGAAGAAAACGCTATATAATCATTTTTCTAGTAAAGATGATCTTGTATTAGCAACACTTATATATCGAAACGACATTTTTAATCAATGGTTTAAAATGACCCTTGATAGTGAATCCTCTGGTGAAAAATCCATACTTGCGCTTTTTTACGGTTTAGATGATTGGTTTAATAACAAAGTGCCAGAACTTAGCGTATTTAGAGGTTGTTTCTTTATCAATACGGCAGCCGAATACAGTGTTGTCGACTCTCCAATTCGTCAATATTGTCGTTCACATAAACAAGAAATAAGATCATTAATAACCAACAAAATTCGTTTATTTATAGAAGCACCTGAAGAAATTAGTACGCTTACGGACATTATTTTTATGCTTAAAGAAGGGGCTATTGTTTCAGCTTTAGTTGAAGGAAACAAAAATGCAGGAAAGTCATGTATTCCCGTTGTGACAAGGTTACTGAATATTAAATAA
- a CDS encoding DUF503 domain-containing protein, with amino-acid sequence MLTIELMIPHAQSLKDKRREVRGLKDHIRSKFNASVAEVGYQDKWQRTTLAVGLVGSDKHLLESTAARI; translated from the coding sequence TTGTTGACCATCGAACTTATGATCCCTCATGCTCAATCGCTGAAAGACAAACGACGCGAGGTACGTGGACTCAAGGATCACATCCGTAGTAAATTCAATGCTTCTGTGGCAGAGGTGGGTTATCAGGATAAATGGCAACGTACTACCTTAGCGGTCGGCCTTGTCGGCAGTGACAAACACCTGCTGGAATCAACTGCCGCCAGGATCTGA
- a CDS encoding uracil-xanthine permease family protein yields MQILQGLQMLFVAFGALVLVPLLTGLDPNVALFGAGLGTLVFQVVTKRSVPVFLASSFAFIAPIMFGVQTWGIASTMGGLMAAGFTYVLLSAVIKFRGVAIIHKLLPPVVVGPVIMVIGLGLSPVAVNMAMGKTGDGAIQLIDNEVAIIIAAISLFTTIAVSVFGRGLLKLIPIMAGIVAGYIASLAYGIIDFAPVSQASWLALPNFTYPEFNINAILFMIPVALAPAIEHVGDILAISNATGKDYLKKPGLHRTLAGDGLATMAASMFGAPPNTTYSEVTGAVMLTKAFNPVIMTWAAVIALVLAFVGKLGALLQTFPIPVMGGIMILLFGTIATVGLNTLITNRVDLHKSRNLIIVAVTLVFGIGGMAFGVGDFSLQGVSLCGIVAIILNLVLPDDLGDNHVVDKVEIDTEVSAK; encoded by the coding sequence ATGCAAATTTTGCAAGGTCTACAGATGCTATTCGTCGCATTTGGTGCCCTAGTACTGGTTCCCCTGCTTACAGGTCTGGATCCAAATGTCGCACTTTTCGGTGCCGGTCTCGGTACGTTGGTTTTTCAAGTTGTAACTAAACGTTCTGTTCCTGTTTTTCTTGCTTCTTCTTTTGCTTTTATTGCCCCGATCATGTTCGGTGTGCAAACCTGGGGCATAGCTAGCACCATGGGTGGCTTAATGGCAGCGGGTTTCACCTATGTATTATTGTCGGCAGTGATTAAATTCCGCGGTGTGGCAATTATTCATAAATTATTACCTCCTGTTGTGGTTGGTCCGGTGATCATGGTGATTGGCCTTGGTTTGTCTCCTGTTGCCGTCAACATGGCTATGGGTAAAACTGGTGACGGTGCAATACAGCTAATAGATAATGAAGTCGCGATCATTATTGCTGCTATCTCATTATTTACCACAATTGCAGTCAGTGTGTTTGGCCGAGGTCTACTTAAACTGATCCCAATTATGGCTGGTATTGTTGCAGGTTATATTGCTAGCCTAGCTTATGGCATTATTGACTTTGCACCTGTTAGCCAAGCAAGTTGGTTAGCACTACCAAACTTTACTTACCCAGAATTTAACATCAATGCCATCTTATTTATGATCCCCGTTGCGCTAGCACCTGCGATTGAGCATGTCGGTGATATTCTGGCTATTTCCAATGCCACAGGTAAAGACTATCTGAAAAAACCTGGCTTACATCGTACCCTTGCTGGTGACGGACTAGCAACAATGGCTGCATCTATGTTTGGTGCGCCGCCAAATACCACATACAGTGAAGTAACTGGCGCAGTGATGCTAACCAAAGCATTTAACCCTGTCATCATGACATGGGCGGCTGTGATCGCACTGGTATTGGCATTTGTTGGCAAACTCGGCGCGTTACTGCAAACCTTCCCGATACCTGTGATGGGTGGCATCATGATCTTACTGTTCGGTACAATCGCAACAGTTGGTCTGAATACCTTAATTACCAATCGTGTTGACCTGCATAAGTCGCGCAATTTAATCATTGTGGCGGTGACATTAGTATTCGGTATTGGTGGTATGGCATTTGGTGTTGGCGATTTCAGCCTGCAAGGTGTTAGTCTATGCGGTATCGTGGCTATTATCTTAAACTTAGTATTACCTGATGATTTAGGTGATAACCATGTGGTTGATAAAGTAGAAATAGATACCGAAGTTAGTGCTAAATAA
- a CDS encoding dodecin, translated as MSNHHTYKKIEMVGSSKTSIEEAIRNALAECNKTVKNMDWFEVTETRGDIVDGAVGHFQVTLKIGFRISDS; from the coding sequence ATGTCAAATCATCATACTTACAAAAAAATTGAAATGGTCGGTTCATCTAAAACTAGTATTGAAGAAGCGATTCGAAATGCCTTGGCGGAGTGTAATAAAACGGTTAAAAATATGGATTGGTTTGAAGTGACTGAAACCCGTGGTGACATTGTTGATGGGGCGGTAGGGCACTTTCAAGTGACGTTAAAAATAGGTTTCCGTATTAGTGATAGTTAG
- a CDS encoding CAP domain-containing protein — protein sequence MIKFGRVKVKLQSKAMSKWSMTCAMAVLLSACASDGRYDNTNSEAVSPDKAIEQVTPAISKPTRRLGPEPTPGFKRKMLAAVNAARVGGYTCGNRKMPAVAPVIWNEQLQQSAYAHSQNMAEGDYFNHRDKQGNRVGERTYAAGYNWRAAGENIAAGQLEASVVINGWLGSKGHCLNIMDAEYSQMGMASYSNKNSYYGIYWTQVLATPF from the coding sequence ATGATCAAATTTGGACGAGTTAAAGTGAAACTTCAATCGAAAGCGATGTCGAAATGGAGCATGACTTGTGCGATGGCCGTATTGCTAAGCGCATGTGCCAGCGATGGTCGATATGATAATACTAATAGCGAGGCTGTATCACCGGATAAAGCGATTGAGCAAGTTACACCAGCTATCTCAAAGCCAACTCGAAGGCTTGGTCCAGAGCCAACGCCCGGCTTTAAACGTAAGATGTTAGCCGCAGTGAATGCTGCGCGTGTAGGCGGTTATACTTGCGGTAATCGCAAAATGCCTGCCGTGGCCCCTGTGATATGGAATGAGCAATTACAGCAATCGGCTTATGCTCATTCACAAAACATGGCAGAAGGTGATTACTTTAATCATCGAGATAAACAAGGTAATCGAGTCGGGGAGCGTACTTATGCTGCGGGGTATAATTGGCGTGCAGCGGGAGAAAATATTGCTGCAGGTCAGCTTGAAGCGAGTGTGGTGATTAATGGTTGGTTAGGCAGTAAAGGGCATTGCTTGAATATTATGGATGCGGAGTATTCGCAGATGGGTATGGCGTCTTATAGCAATAAAAATTCCTATTACGGGATTTATTGGACGCAAGTATTAGCGACCCCTTTTTAG
- a CDS encoding diguanylate cyclase — protein sequence MKILIIDDSKIERVIIRSYLQHLNHEVFDAENGETGIALFAKCNPDIVLLGVVLAGINGYQVATQIRQQFADWVPIIFLSGKTAPEDVMIGIQAGGDDYLPKPIQKQILIAKMTAMERIAAMRTQLLKTKNDLELANEELGRLATLDGLTGIANRRHLDITVAKELARAQRHQQPLTFIIADIDFFKKYNDHYGHIQGDECLKAVASILDNSLRRPFELVARYGGEEFCMLLPNTDTAGAKLVAEKLVNAVRSLELSHEGIDEHAIVTMSFGVISQIPDRSMTVKSLMLQADEKLYQAKENGRDRWVL from the coding sequence ATGAAGATCCTCATAATCGATGATTCCAAGATTGAACGAGTAATTATTCGCTCATACTTACAACATCTTAATCACGAAGTCTTTGACGCTGAGAACGGTGAAACAGGCATCGCACTTTTTGCTAAATGTAATCCAGATATTGTATTACTTGGAGTGGTGCTGGCTGGCATTAATGGCTATCAAGTAGCAACACAAATTCGCCAACAATTCGCTGACTGGGTGCCTATCATTTTCCTGAGTGGTAAAACAGCACCAGAAGATGTGATGATTGGTATTCAAGCAGGTGGTGATGATTACTTACCAAAGCCCATCCAAAAACAAATACTCATCGCAAAAATGACCGCCATGGAACGCATTGCCGCAATGCGTACCCAACTCTTAAAAACCAAGAACGATTTAGAGTTAGCCAATGAAGAGTTAGGTCGTCTTGCCACTCTCGATGGTTTAACCGGTATTGCCAACCGTCGACATTTAGACATCACAGTAGCGAAAGAACTCGCACGTGCACAGCGTCATCAACAACCACTAACCTTTATTATTGCTGATATCGATTTCTTTAAAAAATACAATGATCACTATGGCCATATTCAAGGTGATGAATGTTTAAAAGCAGTGGCCTCTATACTTGATAATTCGCTGCGTAGACCATTTGAGCTAGTGGCTCGTTATGGTGGCGAAGAATTCTGTATGTTATTACCCAATACTGATACTGCAGGGGCAAAGTTAGTCGCTGAAAAGTTAGTTAATGCGGTTCGTTCATTAGAACTTAGCCATGAAGGTATCGACGAACATGCAATTGTAACCATGAGCTTTGGTGTCATCAGCCAGATCCCTGACCGAAGCATGACCGTAAAGAGTCTGATGTTACAAGCAGATGAAAAACTCTATCAAGCCAAAGAAAATGGCCGTGATAGGTGGGTCTTATAA
- a CDS encoding GFA family protein, translating to MGKITGGCLCGAVKFEVTNDFSQFHLCHCQQCQKITGSAHASNLFCQPSHVTWLAGTDKTKRFDYPNRHFARVFCTECGTGVPYLVNKGKTLIVPAGSLDVDEDTVLNVAPQDNIFWHERAPWYDAALDAPTFAGFPK from the coding sequence ATGGGTAAAATAACAGGTGGCTGCTTATGCGGCGCGGTTAAATTTGAAGTGACTAATGATTTTAGTCAGTTTCATTTGTGTCATTGTCAGCAGTGTCAAAAGATCACCGGCTCTGCTCACGCATCCAATCTATTCTGTCAGCCTAGTCATGTTACCTGGTTAGCGGGAACGGATAAAACCAAGCGTTTTGATTATCCCAACCGTCATTTCGCCCGAGTATTTTGCACCGAGTGTGGTACTGGCGTGCCGTATTTAGTCAATAAAGGCAAAACCTTAATCGTGCCTGCGGGTTCACTGGATGTCGACGAAGATACTGTGCTCAATGTAGCGCCACAAGACAATATATTTTGGCATGAGCGGGCACCTTGGTACGATGCGGCTTTAGATGCGCCGACGTTTGCCGGTTTTCCAAAATAA